Proteins encoded together in one Camelina sativa cultivar DH55 chromosome 9, Cs, whole genome shotgun sequence window:
- the LOC104712034 gene encoding uncharacterized protein LOC104712034, whose product MGALAQVVPWIPEDDLLLKNAIEAGASLESLAKGAVQFSRRFSIRELQDRWHALLYDPVVSAEAAFRMTELERTNPNFPTKFGRSGYSKENKSSSRKRNAERLRHTYHSLRKKFRTEPFNSLDLGFLVPPNDSHFMDNGDATHLGLEDSHMDIIHNAFPEILAEGGCVTNHVVSEDHIQGDIPYVGGGENLTFTEHASPSGCDAVYQDSKQNLENTTAHEVKTTTASTDFLAQLSTSLFEEDPESFMEVDGKEVDKSYYDGLSSLLVNSTNDTNCEALPNSTEQELLTAPTNSGGATLDDHVMLELDGTSEMSLVEYKTASESVDPHPEIVEGVICCLLNQEDIEVPCNDDIFVSNNSHPMSVSSLARRNFKDTNNPITTCVRDISASKEKSEGHSLQTQKKNSGRSQGTQGKPLKGQSSQGSKTRASTSTELQNTVAPGGSTCVASAQADSTTLHSAGTGAIDEKKEIAGGTLFVGFDSHESYPDKDTETCKEEKDVPPINEASHAKDTACGLIEIPDPVLENTPAEADTHVCESDEDLPNYSDIEAMILDMDLEPEDQDNFDLEVSKYQSQDMKRTIIRLEQAAYSYMQRAIASRGAFAVLYGRYSKHYIKKPEVLVGRSTEDLAVDIDLGREKRGSKISRRQAIIRLGDDGSFHMKNLGKYPISVNEKEVDPGQSLILKSDCLVEIRGMPFIFETNQSRMKEYLTRTGKVN is encoded by the exons ATGGGGGCTCTTGCTCAGGTAGTTCCGTGGATACCAGAAGACGACCTGCTTCTAAAGAATGCCATTGAG GCCGGAGCTTCTTTGGAATCGCTTGCTAAAGGTGCTGTGCAGTTTTCTAGAAGATTTTCTATCAGAGAACTGCAAGATAGATGGCATGCATTGCTTTATGATCCAGTTGTTTCTGCAGAGGCGGCTTTTCGGATGACTGAGCTTGAACGTACTAACCCTAATTTTCCTACAAAGTTCGGTAGAAGTGGgtattcaaaagaaaacaaaagttcatCTAGGAAGAGAAATGCTGAAAGGCTCAGACATACTTATCATTCCTTACGGAAGAAGTTTCGCACCGAGCCATTCAATTCCTTGGATCTAGGTTTTCTCGTTCCACCAAATGATAGCCATTTCATGGATAATGGTGATGCAACACATCTTGGTCTTGAAGACTCTCACATGGATATCATCCACAACGCGTTTCCAGAAATCTTGGCTGAAGGCGGTTGCGTGACAAATCATGTTGTGTCGGAAGATCATATACAGGGAGACATTCCTTATGTAGGAGGAGGAGAAAATCTCACATTTACTGAACATGCAAGCCCTTCAGGATGTGATGCGGTGTATCAAGATTCCAAGCAGAATCTGGAGAATACTACTGCTCATGAGGTGAAAACCACAACGGCTAGCACTGATTTCCTGGCACAGCTTTCAACTTCTCTTTTTGAGGAAGACCCTGAATCGTTCATGGAAGTAGATGGCAAAGAAGTTGACAAGTCATATTATGATGGTCTTAGCTCACTGTTGGTGAACTCGACAAATGATACAAATTGCGAGGCTTTGCCTAACTCCACCGAGCAAGAACTTTTGACCGCACCAACCAATTCAGGAGGTGCAACTCTGGATGATCATGTGATGCTTGAGCTAGATGGTACAAGTGAAATGAGCTTAGTGGAGTACAAAACTGCGTCTGAATCTGTAGATCCTCATCCTGAGATTGTTGAGGGTGTAATCTGCTGTTTATTAAACCAAGAGGATATTGAGGTTCCGTGTAATGATGACATTTTCGTATCCAACAACTCCCATCCAATGTCAGTTTCTTCGTTAGCCAGGCGGAACTTTAAAGataccaataatccaataactacATGTGTCAGAGACATTTCCGCCAGTAAGGAAAAAAGTGAAGGACATTCACTCCAGacccaaaagaaaaactcagGACGTTCACAGGGTACTCAAGGAAAGCCATTGAAGGGCCAATCAAGTCAAGGTAGCAAAACCAGGGCATCTACTAGTACTGAGTTACAGAATACTGTTGCTCCTGGTGGTTCTACCTGTGTAGCTTCTGCACAGGCAGACTCTACTACTCTGCATTCAGCTGGTACCGGTGCAatagatgaaaagaaagaaattgctGGTGGAACACTCTTTGTTGGATTTGATAGTCATGAGAGCTACCCGGACAAGGATACTGAAACCTGTAAAGAGGAAAAAGATGTACCACCTATTAATGAAGCGTCACATGCTAAAGATACTGCTTGTGGTTTGATAGAGATTCCAGACCCTGTGCTGGAGAACACTCCAGCAGAAGCAGACACGCATGTTTGTGAGAGTGATGAGGACTTGCCGAATTATTCTGACATTGAGGCTATG ATACTTGACATGGACTTGGAACCTGAGGACCAAGATAATTTTGATCTCGAAG TTTCCAAGTATCAGAGCCAGGACATGAAAAGAACAATCATAAGACTTGAGCAGGCTGCATACTCATATATGCAAAGAGCCATTGCTTCCCGTGGTGCATTCGCTGTTTTATATGGTAGATATTCAAAACACTACATCAAGAAGCCTGAG GTTTTGGTGGGTAGATCAACAGAAGACCTTGCGGTGGACATTGATTTGGGAAGAGAAAAGCGAGGTAGCAAAATATCTCGACGACAG GCGATCATACGGCTGGGTGATGACGGGTCGTTTCATATGAAGAATCTAGGAAAGTATCCAATTTCAGTAAACGAGAAGGAAGTAGATCCTGGACAGAGTTTAATCCTCAAATCTGATTGTCTAGTGGAG ATAAGGGGGATGCCTTTCATATTTGAAACAAACCAAAGTCGCATGAAAGAGTACCTGACGAGAACAGGAAAAGTGAACTGA